Genomic DNA from Thiosocius teredinicola:
AGGCGCGGAGATACTGGCGCCGCGTGGTGCCTACGAATACCTCGATGCGCCGACAGCGACGCAGCGCCTGGATGAACGCCGCGTGTCACTCTACCCTTGGGTAAATGAGGAGACGCGGCTCGTCAGGCCGGACCAGTTAATCGAAGGCGCGTACGCGTTTTCACTCGGTGGCATCGATTTTCAGCTCAACTATCTTGGCAGCGCCCATTCCGACGGCGACCTGACTCTGTACGTCAAGCAGGACAGGGTGCTGTTCTCGGGCGACATCATCTTCGAAGGGCGAGTTCCATTCGTCGGCGATGCCGACACCAAGCACTGGCTTGAGACGCTGCAGATGCTCGAAACCAACGAGCTGGTTGCATTGGTGCCCGGGCATGGGCCGGCCGCGACCGATCCTGTGAAGGCGGTCGCCAGCACGCGCGACTACCTGGCCTATCTGCGCGAGATCATGGGCGCAGCGGTCGAAGACTTCCAGGATTTTGCCAGCGCGTACGAAGGCGCCGACTGGAGCCGCTTCGAAGA
This window encodes:
- a CDS encoding MBL fold metallo-hydrolase, whose product is MRLLIWLAMAWSSSVFAIEYPPVTVDVPIHQVSEHAYYAEGAAGAATDNEGFISNAGFVVTDEGVVVFDALGSPSLAWTLRQRIRELTDKPVVKVVLSHYHADHIYGLQVFKDEGAEILAPRGAYEYLDAPTATQRLDERRVSLYPWVNEETRLVRPDQLIEGAYAFSLGGIDFQLNYLGSAHSDGDLTLYVKQDRVLFSGDIIFEGRVPFVGDADTKHWLETLQMLETNELVALVPGHGPAATDPVKAVASTRDYLAYLREIMGAAVEDFQDFASAYEGADWSRFEDMPAFDEANRRNAYQVFLSMEAESLGL